The following proteins come from a genomic window of Nicotiana tomentosiformis chromosome 12, ASM39032v3, whole genome shotgun sequence:
- the LOC138902247 gene encoding mitogen-activated protein kinase kinase kinase 20-like, whose product MAAITDHPIIWTRGKTIGRGSFGIVTSATTTNFSIDIPSTIAVKSVLFSRSKSLQKERELLHEFQDCDHVIRCFGANVTEEDGKILYNMLLEYASAGSLADRIGQNSRHGLQDFEVKQYAKSILLGLSHIHGRGFVHRDIKPDNILLVGTDKVAKIADFGFAKKVGGVKSQKRKHGLKGTPMYMAPKLVLDNEYGPEADIWAFGCTVFEMVTGKTVWDCSEANNVVYLLCKIGMGSPDLQNKRLSKEAEDFLKKCLVKEPRSRWTADMLLKHPFLPFIKATIIL is encoded by the coding sequence ATGGCGGCGATCACCGATCATCCAATAATATGGACGAGAGGCAAAACCATCGGAAGAGGCAGTTTTGGTATCGTCacttcagcaacaacaacaaacttCTCCATTGATATTCCGTCGACAATCGCAGTAAAATCTGTCTTGTTTTCGCGTTCAAAGTCGTTACAGAAAGAGAGAGAATTACTACACGAGTTTCAAGATTGTGATCACGTTATTCGATGTTTCGGAGCTAATGTTACTGAAGAAGATGGGAAGATATTGTACAACATGTTACTCGAGTACGCGTCTGCTGGAAGTTTAGCTGATCGGATTGGTCAAAATTCAAGGCACGGGTTGCAAGATTTTGAGGTAAAACAGTACGCGAAATCGATTCTATTGGGGCTTAGTCATATTCATGGAAGAGGTTTTGTTCACCGTGACATTAAACCAGATAACATTCTTCTAGTTGGTACTGATAAAGTTGCCAAAATTGCTGATTTCGGGTTCGCGAAGAAGGTTGGAGGAGTAAAGAGTCAGAAAAGAAAGCACGGACTCAAAGGAACACCTATGTACATGGCGCCAAAATTAGTTCTTGATAACGAATACGGACCTGAAGCTGATATTTGGGCTTTCGGATGCACTGTCTTTGAGATGGTTACAGGGAAGACAGTATGGGATTGCAGTGAAGCTAACAACGTTGTTTATCTATTGTGCAAAATTGGAATGGGATCACCGGATTTGCAGAACAAAAGATTGTCGAAAGAGGCTGAAGATTTTCTGAAAAAGTGTCTTGTTAAGGAGCCGAGATCGCGATGGACTGCTGATATGCTATTAAAGCATCCATTCCTTCCATTTATAAAAGCAACGATCATTCTCTGA